The window TCATGTGCTTACGGGATTAAGGTTGCTCGAGCAGGAAAGATTCGATGATGCGCAGCGGGAGTTCAATCTCGCCATCGAGTTGGATCCCAAGTTCTCGATGGCCTACTCGGGGCTGGGGATCGTACATGCCATGAAGGGAGACTTCAAGACGGCGTATGCGCAGATGGAAAAAGCGGAAGACTACATGAAGGAAAACCAGGAAAAGCTGGACTATCATGTGGGTATGATACGGATTTTGTCCGCCGAGCGGGGTGAGGACTGGGTGGACAAGGTCGAGAGTCAATTCAAGAAAGCGACAAAGGTGGACGAGAATTATGCGCCTGCCTACTACTTTACGGGTCTGGCCTACCGAAAGGCCTACGAATTCGGAAAGGCCGCGGACATGTTCACCAAAGTCATCGAGCTGAACGGCCCTTACGTGACCGAGGCGAACGACGAATGGAAGCTCGTGCAGAAGATCCAACGTGCGGCTCCGGGTACGATCATCGGCAAGAAAATCGCCCTGATAGACAAAATGACGAGGGCGGACGTGGCGGCCTTGTTTATTCAGGAGCTTAAACTGGCGGAGTTGTACAAGAGCAGAGGTCGAAAGGACTTTGATACCTCTTATAAGTCTCCGGAAAAGAAGTTTGTTACTGAAACCATTGTAAAGATGGATGAAGCCACCGATATTCAGGACCATCCGCTGAAGACGGATATCGACGAAGTGATGAAGATCGGCGTGCGGGGACTGGAAGCCTATCCGGACCACACGTGGCATCCCAACGAACTCATCAACCGCGCGGAATACGCCATCATGATTGAGGATATCCTCATTAAGTTGACCGGAGACGATAGCCTTGCCACCGAGTTTGTGGGCAGTAAGTCTCCTTTTCCGGATCTGCGGAGCGACTTGCCCTATTTCAACGCAGTGATGGTCGTAACCTCCCGAGGCGTTATGGAGGCGGAAAGCCTGGCCACGGGCGAGTTCAATCCGTTGGGATCCATTGACGGCGCCGACGCGCTGCTCGTTATACGAAAACTGAAAAACGTGCTCAAGATCTAGGGCTTCCCGGAGGCGTCGACCAGACGCCTCCGGTACATTTTTGCCGGTTCCCCCAATCCGGGCGCGCCGGAAAAAACGGGAACCACGGAAACGCGTGCTCCATCGAATGGGAAAGACCTCCCGGATTCCGTCAGGAGGGGTTTTCCCGGATATCCTGTGAATGAACGCTACGAGGCTGCGAGGACGATGATCATGAAAAGGTCGAAAAAGGGTTGGCTCATACAAATGGTTCTGCTTGTCCTGCTAGTGAACGGATTCGCCTTTGCGGGAGATGAACCGTTCGACCTGGAGATCGAGGGCGTTGAGGCCAAAGTGAACCTGCTGCAGGGGAAGGCGGACGTGCAGCGGGCGAAAGAGGAGATCTCGAATCCACTGAGCGAGGGTGACGTGGTATCACACGGGGATACCGTAAAGACGCATTCCGGCTCTCGTATCGAGCTGTTGCTCGCAGACGGAAGCTTCACTCGTTTTGACGAAGAGACCAGTTTTCGCATTCAAAGCCTGGAGGTGGACACGAAAGCAGAGGAGCGGGACATTAAACTCAAACTTCTCGCGGGTAAGACGTGGGCCAAAGTAAAATCGTTCACAGGAGCGAAGAACAATTTCGAGATGTACACCGCGTCGGCTGTGGCCGGGATTCGGGGCACGACTTATCGGATAAACGAAGATCCGAGCCAAGGGACGCTGGTCCGTGTGTATGAAGGGGAGATCAAGGTTTGGTCCGCACCCCGGGAAGTCGGCGGCCCGGGGCAGGTGGGCGCGCCCGGAATAGCGAGCGGCGCACCGGGTCAGGTGGCCGCTCCGAAACCGGCGGGAGCGCCTCGGGAAGTCGCAGGCCCGGAAAGCGTATCCAAGCCCGGTACGGTCGGAGGCCCTGGAGCGGTCGCGGGTCCGGGTGAAGTAAGTATGATGGAATGGGTGTATCTGGTTCGCGCCATGCAGCAGATCACCATCACACCGGACGGCCGGCCCACGAGGCCCCGTACCTTTACAGAGGCGGAGGACAAGAACGATTGGGTATTGTGGAATCAGGAACGGGACCGGCTGGCGGACAGGTAGCGAACGGGCCGGACTATCGAGAGTTCCGATTACGTTGAACTTCCGTCTGCAGGCAACGCATGCTCATCCCAGGGCCTTCCCGTCCCCGTCTTGAGATGGGACCGCGGATTGCTCCTTCTCCAAGGGGAGGCCTCCGTATCATCCGGCGAAAAGCGTGAATACCTGTGACGTCCGGCCTGCAGCGCGCCAAGCCGGATCACGCAATGTTTTGAAACACCGCGATGGGGCGGAGACCCTCTCCCCCACCTTCACAGCCTAAACCCACCCTGTAAGCCGTTCGGGCCGGCGTCGATTATAGTCATCTTCAAATAGTGCATTGAGATTCGAAGCTCAATCCTGTCCTACCTGCCGGAGACGCATGAAGATACTTCCGAAAATCGAGCTGATGATTGATGTAGAAGATATCGGATCAGATTCGCTTTCCCTGATTTCGGACGTATGGAGGAACCGTTTGGGGTCCGTGGAAGGCAGATCGACTCCCGTACCTCATTAAGCTTTTCGGCGACTATAACGTACAAAGCCATAAGGTATTTCGATTGAATATGTTGATGGATGATGAATAAGGAACTTCACAGAGAGCCTCCGGCGAAATCGTCTATCGACAATAGAGAATACCTTTCATGCAAATCACAATCCTTGCATGCAAGCGTTTTGGTGGCGCTGAAATAAAGCGGGTCATTGCCCTTGCGAGGGTGATACAATCGAGAAAGAAAGGTTTTACCGGAATACCCGCGTATAACTTTAAATTCCGTCGCGGCGTAACAGTAATGAGAAAGGGCTTGATATTGCCCGAGTTTTTCGGTAAAATTAATTTCGCAATGCATTACATCCATCCGACCTTCACCCGCCGGCTTGTGACGTCGCGAGGCTAGCCTCGAAAAAAGGTGAGCCGAAGGGACGCGATCCACGAAGAGAAGGGCTCCCGAGACGGCGTTGAACGGCCATCGGGAATGACCCGATGGCCGGAAAAGGCTATACGGGCGGCTGTTGATGCCCGTATGTTGGGTACGTGATTCAATTTCCAAGACAAAGCGCGCAGGAGATGCCCTGCGGGGTGATCAAACTCACCAACAGGAGTAGGGTTATGAGGTCAAGGTACGTACTACGGGTTTTCATCACCATGGCGATGTTTTGTCTCATCTCTGCGGCGGTCCAGGCGTCGGTTTCCGTTCCGGACATCTCGGCATGGGACCATACCGTGGTGGTTATCGACTGTGAAGCGGCGGCCGTCGCTCCTCCATCCTTCGGGCAGGTTCAGGCGGCGGGCGCCAATACGTACGGGCAGGTCGGTAATACCACCACTACCAACGCGGCGGCCTTTGGGGCAATTCAGACGGGCACTCCGGCGGCGCCCATTGAATCCATCGTGGCCGTGGCTGCTGGAGAACGCCACACGTTGATGCTCGATCGAAACGGGGTCGTTTGGGTTACCGGAACCATTTTCCCGACTCAAAGCGGCGGCCAGGCACAGTATTTGAAAGCGGTTCCACTGACGTTTATCACCGAAGTGACCGCCATCGCCGCGGGCAGATTCTTTTCCCTCTTCCTTACGTCGGATGGCTCTCTGTACGGCTTTGGAATCAACACGAACGGGGAATTGGGTCAGAGCAATCGCGTATCGTCGGCCGTCCCGGTTCTGATCAAGACCGGCGTGAAGTACGTTGCCGCCGGATGGGAGCATGCCGCGGCCATCGATACGAGCGGCGGCCTCTGGGTCTGGGGCGACAACAGCTTCGGACAGCTGGGCGACGGCACGCTCGCGGATAACCTGTTTCCCAGGCTTTTGGCAACGGAAGTCAAGGACGTGGCGCTGGGGTACGGGTTTACTCTCTACCTGATGAACGACGGCACGGTGAAATCCGTGGGCCGGAACGATCTCGGGCAGCTGGGCTTAGGAAACACCACCAATACGTCCTTCGCCCAAACCGTGACCGGCCTGGCTCTGGCTAACCCGGGCGCCGAGGTGGTCCAGCTGGCGGCCGGCGGATTCCATGCCATGGCCTTGTATGATGACGGAGAGATCTTCTCCTGGGGAAATAACGAGTTCGGACAGCTCGGAAACAACGCGTGGGGACCCGGAATATTCGAGACCCTCCCGGTTCAAGTAGTGGCGGGTGCATTAGCGCCTGCGAAAAAGATCGCGGCCGGAACGGCTCATTCGATCGCTGTTGCCGAGCAAAGCACTTGTTCGAGAGGCGCCGTCTACACCTGGGGATCCAACAGTGTGAACCAGCTCCCCTTTTCGGCTCTCCATTCCGGTGCATTCTCGGAGATTCCGGTGGATCAGGGCATTTTGAACTGTCAGAACTTGCACGTCCAACTTTCAGACGAGGAATGTACGGCGGTGTCCACGTCGGTGATCTTCGAGGTGGAAGTCGTCAAAGTGCCCCACAACGTGGGCAAGGTCGCTCTCGATGTGTCCTATCCGACGAATTGCCTGACCTATAATCACTTCGACACGACCGGCCTGGCCTTGGAAAACTGGCTGAACGTCGCCGTCACGGAACCCGGCGGACCAGGCACAAGTCCCATCCGCATACTGGCGAATACGGGTACGGGCGTCCTCAAAGGCCCCACCATACTCGCCGATTCCTCGGCCACCTTGTTGCAGCTGGTTTTCGACGTAGATGATTGCTGCTGCGATACGCTCGAACTGAGTCTGCTGGCCGATGCGGTCACCACTGACCTCGAGGCCTTATGCTGGAAGAACGGCTCTCTGGGCAGAGCCCCCATCATCAGTGAGTTCACGGCCAACGATGCCGCCTCCGTAACGGTGGATCCGGGAGACGAGGTCGTGTTGGCGTGGACCGTGGATTCCAATGCTCCGGACGCGGCTCCTTCCCCTTCGGACACGGATACGGCGGTATTCCTGAATCCCAACCCCGACGGCGTGGACCAGTCACCCATGCTGGGACTTACGGGAACCAAATCGGATTTTCCGCTAACCACGACGGAATACTATCTTCTGGCATTGAACCCCTGCTCCGCCGCCAAGGCCAAGGCTACGGCCAACATTCCGGGCTCGGCGAATTTGCCTCCCACGGCGGTGATTTCGGTCTCCCCGTCCCCGTCCGTGGCGCAGGGTACGCTTGTTACCCTCAGCGGCGCCAATTCCAGCGATCCGGAAAGCGGTCCTCTTACGTATGCCTGGTCCGTAGCGTCCAATACCACCGGAATTCCGGTGTCCCTCAGCAGCAACACCGGTGTGACGACGACTTTCACCGCTCCCGCCAACGGGGGCACTGTCGGCATACGCTTAATTGTAACGGACAATATGGGCGCCCTCAGTTCACCCGTTACGGTGAGCATCGCCATTCAGTCCGTAACGCCTCCACCGCCGCCGCCGGCGAACAATCCGCCCACGGCCAATGCGGGACCGGACCTGACGGTGGCCTCCGGCGGCACGGTGACCCTGAACGGGTCCGGCTCCGATCCGGATGGCGATTCGATCACGTATCTCTGGAGCATTGTGTCCGGGGGAGGGTCCATTACCAACAGCACTCAGGCCGCCGCCACGTATAACGCCCCCGTGGTCACTGCGAACGCCTCGGCCACGATTCAACTGCGGGTTACCGACAGCAAGGGGGCATCCGGGACGGATGGAACGTTCGTGGGCGTTCTTGCCGCGGGTACGCAGACCAACAATCCCCCGACCGCGGTTGCGGGACCGGATCAGACGGTATCCGTGGGTCAGCTCGTCACTCTGAACGGGAGCGGCTCATCG is drawn from Deltaproteobacteria bacterium and contains these coding sequences:
- a CDS encoding FecR domain-containing protein → MKRSKKGWLIQMVLLVLLVNGFAFAGDEPFDLEIEGVEAKVNLLQGKADVQRAKEEISNPLSEGDVVSHGDTVKTHSGSRIELLLADGSFTRFDEETSFRIQSLEVDTKAEERDIKLKLLAGKTWAKVKSFTGAKNNFEMYTASAVAGIRGTTYRINEDPSQGTLVRVYEGEIKVWSAPREVGGPGQVGAPGIASGAPGQVAAPKPAGAPREVAGPESVSKPGTVGGPGAVAGPGEVSMMEWVYLVRAMQQITITPDGRPTRPRTFTEAEDKNDWVLWNQERDRLADR